The following coding sequences lie in one Gorilla gorilla gorilla isolate KB3781 chromosome 5, NHGRI_mGorGor1-v2.1_pri, whole genome shotgun sequence genomic window:
- the SLC22A1 gene encoding solute carrier family 22 member 1 isoform X2 — protein sequence MPTVDDILEHVGEFGWFQKQAFLILCLLSAAFAPICVGIVFLGFTPDHRCHSPGVAELSQRCGWSPAEELNYTVPGLGPAGEAFLGQCRRYEVDWNQSALSCVDPLASLATNRSHLPLGPCQDGWVYDTPGSSIVTEFNLVCADSWKLDLFQSCLNAGFFFGSLGVGYFADRFGRKLCLLGTVLVNAVSGVLMAFSPNYMSMLLFRLLQGLVSKGNWMAGYTLITEFVGSGSRRTVAIMYQMAFTVGLVALTGLAYALPHWRWLQLAVSLPTFLFLLYYWCVPESPRWLLSQKRNTEAIKIMDHIAQKNGKLPPAHLKMLSLEEDVTEKLSPSFADLFRTPRLRKRTFILMYLWFTASVLYQGLILHMGATSGNLYLDFLYSALVEIPGAFITLITVDRVGRIYPMAVSNLLAGAACLVMIFISPDLHWLNIIIMCVGRMGITIAIQMICLVNAELYPTFVSGVGPACRGSDATSSGDQGGRFARDHEGRREPWEKSKAQRKHDLP from the exons atgcccaccGTGGATGACATTCTGGAGCACGTTGGGGAGTTTGGCTGGTTCCAGAAGCAAGCCTTCCTCATCTTATGCCTGCTGTCGGCTGCCTTTGCGCCCATCTGTGTGGGCATCGTCTTCCTGGGTTTCACACCTGACCACCGCTGCCACAGCCCTGGGGTGGCTGAGCTGAGCCAGCGCTGTGGCTGGAGCCCTGCGGAGGAGCTGAACTACACAGTGCCAGGCCTGGGGCCTGCGGGCGAGGCCTTCCTTGGCCAGTGCAGGCGCTATGAAGTGGACTGGAACCAGAGCGCCCTCAGCTGTGTAGACCCCCTGGCTAGCCTGGCCACCAACAGGAGCCACCTGCCGCTGGGTCCCTGCCAGGATGGCTGGGTGTATGACACGCCCGGCTCTTCCATCGTCACTGAG TTCAACCTGGTGTGTGCTGACTCCTGGAAGCTGGACCTCTTTCAGTCCTGTTTGAATGCGGGCTTCTTCTTTGGCTCTCTGGGTGTTGGCTACTTTGCAGACAG GTTTGGCCGTAAGCTGTGTCTCCTGGGCACCGTGCTGGTCAACGCGGTGTCGGGCGTGCTCATGGCCTTCTCGCCCAACTACATGTCCATGCTGCTCTTCCGCCTGCTGCAGGGCCTGGTCAGCAAGGGCAACTGGATGGCCGGCTACACCCTAA TCACAGAATTTGTTGGCTCGGGCTCCAGAAGAACGGTGGCGATCATGTACCAGATGGCCTTCACGGTGGGGCTGGTGGCGCTTACCGGGCTGGCCTACGCCCTGCCTCACTGGCGCTGGCTGCAGCTGGCAGTCTCCCTGCCCACCTTCCTCTTCCTGCTCTACTACTG GTGTGTGCCGGAGTCCCCTCGGTGGCTGTTATCGCAAAAAAGAAACACTGAAGCAATAAAGATAATGGACCACATCGCTCAAAAGAATGGGAAGTTGCCTCCTGCTCATTTAAAG aTGCTTTCCCTTGAAGAGGATGTCACCGAAAAGCTTAGCCCTTCATTTGCAGACCTGTTCCGCACGCCGCGCCTGAGGAAGCGCACCTTCATCCTGATGTACCTGTG GTTCACGGCGTCTGTGCTCTATCAGGGGCTCATCCTGCACATGGGCGCCACCAGTGGGAACCTCTACCTGGATTTCCTTTACTCCGCTCTGGTCGAAATCCCGGGGGCCTTCATAACCCTCATCACCGTTGACCGCGTGGGCCGCATCTACCCCATGGCCGTGTCAAATTTGTTGGCGGGGGCAGCCTGCCTTGTCATGATTTTTATCTCACCTG ACCTGCACTGGTTAAACATCATAATCATGTGTGTTGGCCGAATGGGAATCACCATTGCAATACAAATGATCTGCCTGGTGAATGCTGAGCTGTACCCCACATTCGTCAG CGGTGTTGGGCCTGCTTGCCGCGGGAGTGACGCTACTTCTTCCGGAGACCAAGGGGGTCGCTTTGCCAGAGACCATGAAGGACGCCGAGAACCTTGGGAG AAAAGCAAAGCCCAAAGAAAACACGATTTACCTTAA
- the SLC22A1 gene encoding solute carrier family 22 member 1 isoform X1: protein MPTVDDILEHVGEFGWFQKQAFLILCLLSAAFAPICVGIVFLGFTPDHRCHSPGVAELSQRCGWSPAEELNYTVPGLGPAGEAFLGQCRRYEVDWNQSALSCVDPLASLATNRSHLPLGPCQDGWVYDTPGSSIVTEFNLVCADSWKLDLFQSCLNAGFFFGSLGVGYFADRFGRKLCLLGTVLVNAVSGVLMAFSPNYMSMLLFRLLQGLVSKGNWMAGYTLITEFVGSGSRRTVAIMYQMAFTVGLVALTGLAYALPHWRWLQLAVSLPTFLFLLYYWCVPESPRWLLSQKRNTEAIKIMDHIAQKNGKLPPAHLKMLSLEEDVTEKLSPSFADLFRTPRLRKRTFILMYLWFTASVLYQGLILHMGATSGNLYLDFLYSALVEIPGAFITLITVDRVGRIYPMAVSNLLAGAACLVMIFISPDLHWLNIIIMCVGRMGITIAIQMICLVNAELYPTFVRNLGVMVCSSLCDIGGIITPFIVFRLMEVWQALPLILFAVLGLLAAGVTLLLPETKGVALPETMKDAENLGRKAKPKENTIYLKVETSEPSGT from the exons atgcccaccGTGGATGACATTCTGGAGCACGTTGGGGAGTTTGGCTGGTTCCAGAAGCAAGCCTTCCTCATCTTATGCCTGCTGTCGGCTGCCTTTGCGCCCATCTGTGTGGGCATCGTCTTCCTGGGTTTCACACCTGACCACCGCTGCCACAGCCCTGGGGTGGCTGAGCTGAGCCAGCGCTGTGGCTGGAGCCCTGCGGAGGAGCTGAACTACACAGTGCCAGGCCTGGGGCCTGCGGGCGAGGCCTTCCTTGGCCAGTGCAGGCGCTATGAAGTGGACTGGAACCAGAGCGCCCTCAGCTGTGTAGACCCCCTGGCTAGCCTGGCCACCAACAGGAGCCACCTGCCGCTGGGTCCCTGCCAGGATGGCTGGGTGTATGACACGCCCGGCTCTTCCATCGTCACTGAG TTCAACCTGGTGTGTGCTGACTCCTGGAAGCTGGACCTCTTTCAGTCCTGTTTGAATGCGGGCTTCTTCTTTGGCTCTCTGGGTGTTGGCTACTTTGCAGACAG GTTTGGCCGTAAGCTGTGTCTCCTGGGCACCGTGCTGGTCAACGCGGTGTCGGGCGTGCTCATGGCCTTCTCGCCCAACTACATGTCCATGCTGCTCTTCCGCCTGCTGCAGGGCCTGGTCAGCAAGGGCAACTGGATGGCCGGCTACACCCTAA TCACAGAATTTGTTGGCTCGGGCTCCAGAAGAACGGTGGCGATCATGTACCAGATGGCCTTCACGGTGGGGCTGGTGGCGCTTACCGGGCTGGCCTACGCCCTGCCTCACTGGCGCTGGCTGCAGCTGGCAGTCTCCCTGCCCACCTTCCTCTTCCTGCTCTACTACTG GTGTGTGCCGGAGTCCCCTCGGTGGCTGTTATCGCAAAAAAGAAACACTGAAGCAATAAAGATAATGGACCACATCGCTCAAAAGAATGGGAAGTTGCCTCCTGCTCATTTAAAG aTGCTTTCCCTTGAAGAGGATGTCACCGAAAAGCTTAGCCCTTCATTTGCAGACCTGTTCCGCACGCCGCGCCTGAGGAAGCGCACCTTCATCCTGATGTACCTGTG GTTCACGGCGTCTGTGCTCTATCAGGGGCTCATCCTGCACATGGGCGCCACCAGTGGGAACCTCTACCTGGATTTCCTTTACTCCGCTCTGGTCGAAATCCCGGGGGCCTTCATAACCCTCATCACCGTTGACCGCGTGGGCCGCATCTACCCCATGGCCGTGTCAAATTTGTTGGCGGGGGCAGCCTGCCTTGTCATGATTTTTATCTCACCTG ACCTGCACTGGTTAAACATCATAATCATGTGTGTTGGCCGAATGGGAATCACCATTGCAATACAAATGATCTGCCTGGTGAATGCTGAGCTGTACCCCACATTCGTCAG GAACCTCGGAGTGATGGTGTGTTCCTCCCTGTGTGACATAGGTGGGATAATCACCCCCTTCATAGTCTTCAGGCTGATGGAGGTTTGGCAAGCCTTGCCCCTCATTTTGTTTG CGGTGTTGGGCCTGCTTGCCGCGGGAGTGACGCTACTTCTTCCGGAGACCAAGGGGGTCGCTTTGCCAGAGACCATGAAGGACGCCGAGAACCTTGGGAG AAAAGCAAAGCCCAAAGAAAACACGATTTACCTTAAGGTCGAAACCTCAGAACCCTCGGGCACCTGA